Proteins found in one Candidatus Jidaibacter acanthamoeba genomic segment:
- a CDS encoding recombinase family protein, with protein sequence MLIGYARVSKSDGSQNLDLQRDELIKAGVDKKRIYEEYASGKREDRPVLDNCLKALRPKEDTLVVWKLDRLGRNLRHLIEIVQDLETQGIGFQVLTGKGSCIDTTTASGKMIFAIFAALSEYERELISERTKAGLKAARARGRKGGRKFIMTRTKLNIARTALKDPDTNINELCKELRITRYTLYRYLSPEGELREYAHKLISMENA encoded by the coding sequence ATATTAATAGGATATGCAAGAGTATCAAAATCAGATGGAAGCCAAAATCTGGATTTACAAAGAGATGAGCTAATAAAAGCTGGAGTAGACAAAAAAAGAATTTATGAGGAATATGCCAGTGGTAAAAGAGAAGATAGGCCAGTTTTAGATAATTGCTTAAAAGCATTGCGTCCAAAAGAAGATACTCTAGTTGTTTGGAAGTTAGATAGATTAGGAAGGAATCTGCGTCATTTGATAGAAATAGTACAAGATCTAGAAACACAGGGGATAGGATTTCAAGTATTAACGGGGAAAGGTTCTTGTATTGATACTACGACTGCTTCCGGAAAGATGATATTTGCAATATTTGCGGCATTATCCGAGTATGAAAGAGAGTTAATTAGTGAACGCACTAAAGCAGGATTAAAAGCAGCAAGGGCAAGGGGTAGGAAAGGAGGTAGAAAGTTTATTATGACAAGAACTAAGCTAAATATAGCACGGACTGCCCTTAAAGATCCTGATACTAACATTAATGAATTATGCAAAGAGCTAAGGATTACAAGGTACACATTATATAGATATCTTTCTCCTGAAGGAGAATTAAGAGAGTATGCTCATAAACTTATATCCATGGAAAATGCCTAG